The Agromyces atrinae genome window below encodes:
- a CDS encoding lytic transglycosylase domain-containing protein, with amino-acid sequence MGSHAAAPRRRRTAVLLATVGFGVLGAVAVAGSLAFAAIGAADDARGPASPKAPATAAPQPSTADDGIDVAPESTATPMSALADTAWVSRVASAAGIPERALAAYAGATLRVTSERPACGLSWNTLAGIGSVESEHGTIDGSALDAAGVAVPPIVGIALDGGGVDAIGDTDGGALDGDATWDRAVGPMQFIPSTWSTHGVDGDGDGRADPQNIDDAVLSAAYYLCDTGVDLATPAGWIAAVSAYNSSIEYNNRVAAVADVYATVG; translated from the coding sequence ATGGGTTCGCACGCCGCCGCTCCGAGACGCCGCCGCACGGCGGTGCTTCTCGCGACCGTCGGGTTCGGCGTTCTCGGTGCCGTCGCCGTGGCGGGGTCGCTCGCGTTCGCGGCGATCGGCGCGGCGGATGACGCGCGCGGGCCGGCTTCACCGAAGGCTCCGGCGACGGCGGCTCCGCAGCCGAGCACGGCGGATGACGGCATCGATGTCGCTCCCGAGTCGACGGCCACACCGATGTCGGCGCTCGCTGATACGGCCTGGGTCTCTCGGGTGGCCTCGGCGGCGGGCATCCCCGAGCGGGCGCTCGCCGCCTACGCGGGGGCGACGCTCCGCGTGACGTCCGAACGCCCCGCATGCGGGCTCTCGTGGAACACGCTCGCGGGCATCGGGTCGGTCGAGTCCGAGCACGGCACGATCGACGGCTCCGCACTCGACGCCGCGGGGGTCGCCGTGCCGCCGATCGTCGGCATCGCCCTCGACGGCGGCGGTGTCGACGCGATCGGCGACACCGACGGGGGAGCCCTCGACGGCGACGCGACGTGGGATCGCGCGGTCGGCCCCATGCAGTTCATCCCGTCGACGTGGAGCACTCACGGGGTCGACGGTGACGGCGACGGCCGCGCCGACCCGCAGAACATCGACGACGCCGTGCTCTCGGCGGCGTACTACCTGTGCGACACCGGCGTCGACCTCGCTACGCCCGCCGGCTGGATCGCCGCGGTCTCGGCCTACAACTCGTCGATCGAGTACAACAACCGCGTCGCCGCGGTCGCCGACGTCTACGCGACCGTCGGCTGA
- a CDS encoding SCO4848 family membrane protein, whose protein sequence is MTPLLATLLLINAAFNALVWPTFYRRVARDARSKDAAGKPTPFLIVHTVLIAVALTIALASALAAIAALVG, encoded by the coding sequence GTGACCCCGCTCCTCGCCACCCTTCTGCTCATCAACGCCGCGTTCAACGCCCTCGTCTGGCCGACCTTCTACCGTCGCGTCGCGCGCGACGCCCGGTCGAAGGATGCCGCGGGCAAGCCCACGCCCTTCCTCATCGTGCACACCGTGCTCATCGCGGTGGCGCTGACGATCGCGCTCGCGTCGGCCCTCGCCGCGATCGCCGCGCTCGTCGGCTGA
- a CDS encoding response regulator encodes MIRALLVDDQTLVRQGIRGLLELVEGIDIVAEAADGQEGLDAVIRHRPDIVLLDLRMPRFDGLYLLNALRDGAIDVPVLVLTTFDDDELVLQALRAGARGYLLKDVTLDQLAGAVRTVAGGGTLIQPAITERLLRAVRSGAPLDEAPTAPLTDRELDVLRLVASGYTNREIGEALFLAEGTVKNHVSTVLVKLSARDRTNAVLRALHDGLLG; translated from the coding sequence ATGATCCGCGCCCTGCTCGTCGACGACCAGACCCTCGTGCGGCAGGGCATCCGCGGGCTGCTCGAACTCGTCGAGGGCATCGACATCGTCGCCGAGGCGGCCGACGGGCAGGAGGGGCTCGACGCCGTCATCCGTCATCGACCCGACATCGTGCTGCTCGACCTGCGGATGCCGCGCTTCGACGGCCTCTACCTCTTGAACGCGCTCCGTGACGGGGCGATCGACGTGCCGGTGCTCGTGCTCACGACGTTCGACGACGACGAGCTCGTGCTGCAGGCGCTGCGCGCGGGAGCACGGGGATACCTGCTGAAGGACGTCACGCTCGACCAGCTCGCGGGTGCCGTGCGCACCGTCGCGGGCGGCGGCACGCTCATCCAGCCGGCGATCACCGAGCGACTGCTGCGGGCGGTGCGATCGGGTGCCCCGCTCGATGAGGCACCGACGGCACCGCTGACCGACCGCGAGCTCGACGTGCTGCGGCTCGTCGCGAGCGGATACACCAATCGCGAGATCGGCGAGGCGCTCTTCCTCGCCGAGGGCACCGTCAAGAACCATGTCTCGACGGTGCTCGTCAAACTGTCGGCGCGCGATCGCACGAACGCCGTGCTGCGGGCGCTGCACGACGGGCTGCTCGGCTAG
- a CDS encoding sensor histidine kinase, with the protein MKRVEATTWAGVFSTLICIVVGLPVLFSDASTADLPPLLWPSAFVGFIAALVAATWFGWSMPRAITLSIFGAQVVLGAAVVLLAPTAGWLPILLVFTSTLGAYLLGPALTVAVVVLNTAVIACAAWLATESLGSTIMGALIYAFLQFGTVFWVRAGERETAMRRELTAAHAELRAAAALRESSSRADERLRISRELHDLIGHQLTVLALELEVASHQAEPPALEHVERARGVARDLLADVRETVGELRRQTPDLVEMLTEITAELPDLDVHLDIAADDLSDEVSTTLVRCTQEVVTNTLRHADATELWISIRREGDRVTLLSEDDGSASTPLVMGNGLRGLTERVESHGGTVTFEVDGGFRMRAEVPA; encoded by the coding sequence ATGAAGCGCGTCGAGGCCACGACCTGGGCGGGAGTCTTCTCGACGCTCATCTGCATCGTCGTCGGGCTGCCCGTGCTGTTCTCGGACGCGTCGACCGCCGACCTTCCCCCGTTGCTCTGGCCGAGCGCGTTCGTCGGGTTCATCGCGGCACTCGTCGCGGCGACGTGGTTCGGCTGGTCGATGCCGCGGGCGATCACGCTCTCGATCTTCGGGGCGCAGGTCGTGCTCGGCGCCGCCGTCGTGCTGCTCGCGCCGACGGCGGGGTGGCTGCCCATCCTGCTCGTCTTCACGTCGACGCTCGGGGCGTACCTGCTCGGGCCCGCCCTCACCGTCGCCGTCGTCGTGCTCAACACGGCCGTCATCGCGTGCGCCGCGTGGCTCGCGACCGAGTCGCTCGGCTCGACGATCATGGGCGCCCTCATCTACGCGTTCCTGCAGTTCGGAACCGTCTTCTGGGTGCGGGCGGGCGAGCGCGAGACGGCGATGCGGCGGGAGCTCACCGCCGCGCATGCCGAGTTGCGGGCCGCCGCGGCTCTCCGTGAATCGTCATCGCGCGCCGACGAGCGCCTCCGCATCTCGCGGGAGCTCCACGACCTCATCGGTCACCAGCTCACCGTGCTCGCCCTCGAACTCGAGGTCGCTTCGCACCAGGCCGAACCGCCCGCCCTCGAACACGTCGAACGCGCGCGCGGAGTCGCTCGCGACCTGCTCGCCGACGTGCGCGAGACGGTCGGCGAGCTACGCCGGCAGACGCCCGACCTCGTCGAGATGCTCACCGAGATCACCGCCGAGCTTCCCGACCTCGACGTGCACCTCGACATCGCCGCCGACGACCTCAGCGACGAGGTCTCGACGACGCTCGTGCGCTGCACCCAGGAGGTCGTCACGAACACGCTGCGGCACGCCGACGCGACCGAACTGTGGATCTCGATCCGCCGCGAGGGCGACCGGGTCACGCTGCTCTCCGAGGATGACGGTTCGGCCAGCACACCGCTCGTCATGGGCAACGGGCTGCGCGGTCTCACCGAACGCGTCGAGTCGCACGGGGGCACCGTGACGTTCGAGGTCGACGGCGGGTTCCGGATGCGTGCGGAGGTGCCCGCATGA
- a CDS encoding ABC transporter ATP-binding protein, which yields MTAIELRGATKRYRSRTAIDDVGLTVEYGEIVGLLGRNGAGKSTTVAAIAGLIGLDDGEVRVDGFDPVRDRRRVRAVLGVQLQDAELHAALTVGELARLYRSFYRDGLDPDALLERVGLTAERKTRFENLSGGQQQRLSIALALIGDPRVVVLDELTTGLDPEARRSMWSLVRALRADGLAVLLVSHLMEEVERLCDRVVVLDAGRVIARGTPAELVSRTGGETLDDAFLALTGEKGEPS from the coding sequence ATGACGGCCATCGAACTGCGCGGAGCGACGAAGCGGTATCGCTCGCGCACCGCGATCGACGATGTGGGTCTGACGGTGGAGTACGGCGAGATCGTCGGGCTCCTCGGTCGGAACGGCGCGGGGAAGTCGACCACGGTCGCCGCGATCGCAGGGCTCATCGGGCTGGATGACGGTGAGGTGCGCGTCGACGGATTCGACCCCGTTCGCGACCGGCGCCGCGTGCGCGCGGTGCTCGGTGTCCAACTCCAGGACGCTGAGTTGCACGCCGCGCTCACCGTCGGCGAGCTCGCCCGCCTGTACCGCTCGTTCTACCGTGACGGTCTCGACCCCGACGCGCTCCTCGAGCGGGTGGGGCTCACCGCCGAGCGGAAGACGCGCTTCGAGAACCTCTCGGGCGGTCAGCAGCAACGCCTCTCGATCGCCCTCGCCCTCATCGGCGACCCGCGCGTCGTCGTGCTCGACGAGCTCACTACAGGACTCGACCCCGAGGCGCGCCGGTCGATGTGGTCGCTCGTCCGCGCCCTGCGGGCCGACGGCCTCGCCGTGCTGCTCGTCAGTCACCTCATGGAAGAGGTCGAGCGCCTGTGCGACCGGGTCGTCGTGCTCGACGCGGGGCGCGTGATCGCGCGCGGTACTCCCGCCGAGCTCGTCTCGCGCACCGGGGGAGAGACCCTCGATGACGCGTTCCTCGCACTCACCGGAGAGAAGGGGGAGCCCTCATGA
- a CDS encoding ABC transporter permease has protein sequence MTTSMPTSAPPRIGAFPALVGAELRMVVRDTAGLVIPIGLPILILVMNGLGIEDAVLPGTDGLTVFDVYVLPLVLAVVVATIGVVNMPSFLATYRKSGVLKRLAVTPARPSLVLGAQVAVSLAQTLVGVVLAVAIAMLMFGAGLPRNLALAVGVFALTAGAMYAIGLVIAAVVPTANSAVAVGLVVFFAMGALGGMFGPVTNLPPALAEVGTALPFGAAVQAMSAAWVGNVPDLASIVSLVVTLVVGGAFATRFFRWS, from the coding sequence ATGACCACGTCTATGCCGACATCCGCCCCGCCGCGCATCGGCGCGTTCCCCGCCCTCGTCGGCGCCGAGCTGCGCATGGTCGTGCGCGATACGGCCGGCCTCGTCATCCCCATCGGTCTGCCGATCCTCATCCTCGTGATGAACGGGCTCGGCATCGAGGACGCGGTGCTGCCAGGCACCGACGGCCTCACCGTCTTCGACGTCTACGTGCTGCCGCTCGTGCTCGCGGTCGTCGTCGCGACGATCGGCGTCGTGAACATGCCGAGCTTCCTCGCGACGTATCGGAAGAGCGGTGTCTTGAAGCGGCTCGCCGTCACGCCCGCGCGGCCGTCGCTCGTGCTGGGGGCGCAGGTCGCCGTCAGCCTCGCGCAGACCCTCGTCGGCGTCGTGCTCGCCGTCGCGATCGCGATGCTCATGTTCGGGGCGGGGCTTCCGCGCAATCTCGCGCTCGCCGTCGGCGTCTTCGCCCTCACCGCAGGCGCGATGTACGCGATCGGACTCGTCATCGCCGCGGTCGTGCCGACGGCTAACTCGGCCGTCGCGGTGGGGCTCGTCGTGTTCTTCGCGATGGGCGCGCTCGGCGGCATGTTCGGGCCCGTCACGAACCTGCCGCCCGCGCTCGCCGAGGTCGGCACGGCGCTTCCCTTCGGCGCGGCCGTTCAGGCGATGTCGGCGGCGTGGGTGGGAAACGTTCCCGATCTCGCGTCGATCGTGAGTCTCGTGGTGACGCTCGTCGTCGGCGGTGCGTTCGCGACGCGCTTCTTCCGCTGGTCGTGA
- a CDS encoding response regulator transcription factor yields MGTFRVALIDDHEIVAHGFAELFSELAEVEVAATVRTVDELLEQGLALDLAILDLRLADGSMPIDNVRRIRDSGAEVLAFTGGDDPVLVRSAAHAGVLGVVRKSEPATVLKEAVLQAARGEPVASTEWAAAIDGDPLLADAGLSARESEVLSMYAAGAKTQLVASRTGLSESTVLDYIRRVRSKYARAGRPANTKVELYQRAIEDGLLPAPGRAS; encoded by the coding sequence GTGGGAACTTTTCGCGTCGCACTCATCGATGATCACGAGATCGTCGCTCACGGCTTCGCCGAGCTCTTCTCCGAGCTCGCGGAGGTCGAGGTCGCGGCGACGGTGCGCACGGTCGACGAGCTCCTCGAGCAGGGCCTCGCCCTCGACCTCGCGATCCTCGACCTGCGGCTCGCCGACGGGTCGATGCCGATCGACAACGTGCGGCGCATCCGCGACTCCGGTGCCGAGGTGCTCGCCTTCACGGGCGGCGACGACCCCGTGCTCGTGCGTTCGGCGGCCCACGCCGGCGTGCTCGGAGTGGTGCGGAAGTCGGAGCCCGCGACCGTGCTCAAGGAAGCCGTGCTGCAGGCGGCACGCGGCGAACCCGTGGCCTCGACCGAGTGGGCGGCCGCGATCGACGGCGACCCCCTGCTCGCGGATGCCGGACTGAGCGCTCGAGAGAGCGAGGTGCTCTCGATGTACGCCGCGGGGGCCAAGACCCAGCTCGTCGCCTCACGCACGGGCCTGTCGGAGTCGACGGTCCTCGACTACATCCGTCGTGTGCGGTCGAAGTACGCTCGCGCGGGCCGCCCGGCGAACACGAAGGTCGAGCTCTATCAGCGGGCCATCGAAGACGGCCTTCTCCCCGCTCCCGGGAGGGCCAGCTGA
- a CDS encoding sensor histidine kinase, whose translation MLLALGAIRASIVFVRVLAGVTAVGYIGLLVLWAFDGPIGVAPHGDVWPLSLTAIPAVTAVVAYPRPPVWGYLAITTAFTFVIAERSSSSPDATVEALEIALYSAVFCSIFVGCSVAAIANARRLDASIVASAAKAREHAAAAARERERARFEALIHDGVISTLLMAGRGTLDSVAGAAQAQRTLAELADVREPGGAAISTDELDERLRSLLATYTVWVDFLRGPLSELALPADVAEALESATAEAVRNSVVHAGPRVRRAVLFSVTDDAVEIVVRDDGRGFDRLSLPPGRLGLTRSIEARMRAIPGGSASVVSAPGEGTRVSLVWEAR comes from the coding sequence GTGCTGCTCGCGCTCGGTGCGATCCGGGCGAGCATCGTCTTCGTGCGCGTGCTCGCGGGCGTCACCGCCGTGGGCTACATCGGTCTTCTCGTGCTCTGGGCCTTCGACGGCCCGATCGGTGTCGCGCCTCACGGTGACGTGTGGCCCCTCTCGCTCACCGCGATCCCGGCCGTCACCGCGGTCGTTGCGTATCCGCGCCCGCCCGTCTGGGGCTACCTCGCCATCACGACGGCGTTCACGTTCGTCATCGCCGAGAGGTCGTCGAGCTCGCCCGACGCGACGGTCGAAGCTCTCGAGATCGCCCTCTACAGCGCGGTCTTCTGCTCGATCTTCGTCGGATGCTCGGTCGCCGCGATCGCGAACGCCCGCCGACTCGACGCCTCGATCGTGGCATCCGCCGCCAAGGCACGCGAGCACGCCGCCGCAGCCGCCCGCGAGCGCGAGCGGGCGCGGTTCGAGGCGCTCATCCACGACGGCGTCATCTCCACGCTCCTCATGGCGGGCCGCGGAACGCTCGACAGCGTCGCGGGAGCAGCGCAGGCGCAGCGCACGCTCGCCGAGCTCGCCGATGTGCGCGAGCCCGGCGGCGCCGCCATCTCGACCGACGAGCTCGACGAGCGGCTGCGCTCGCTGCTCGCCACCTACACCGTGTGGGTCGACTTCCTCCGCGGCCCGCTGTCGGAACTCGCCCTGCCCGCCGACGTGGCCGAGGCCCTCGAGAGCGCGACCGCCGAGGCCGTGCGCAACTCGGTCGTGCACGCCGGTCCGCGCGTTCGCCGGGCGGTGCTCTTCTCGGTGACGGATGACGCCGTCGAGATCGTCGTCCGCGACGACGGGCGCGGCTTCGATCGCCTGTCGCTGCCGCCCGGCCGTCTCGGGCTCACGCGCAGCATCGAGGCACGCATGCGCGCGATCCCGGGCGGATCGGCCAGTGTCGTCAGTGCACCGGGTGAGGGCACCCGTGTCTCGCTCGTCTGGGAGGCACGATGA
- a CDS encoding CPBP family intramembrane glutamic endopeptidase — MTAASDAPQTPPSVLPSAVGVVLALAGIYGFGMLVRTVVVPFEAQLLGSYLVVWVPLIAVVVWAVATRRTPARSLGLRFTWLDLLWGAGIGLLLRAVATLIEIGVYGQPAVHLQLGDTGADLWWLFGVVLAPVVIGPIIEEVYFRGYVQHSVIRASTPVVGIVVTALVFALLHLAEVTSPGTALVVGLATFVFGLAVGTLAHTTGRIGGAIIAHIVYNGSLIATQLL; from the coding sequence GTGACCGCCGCCTCCGACGCCCCGCAGACCCCGCCCTCGGTGCTGCCGTCCGCGGTCGGTGTGGTGCTTGCTCTCGCGGGAATCTACGGTTTCGGCATGCTGGTGCGCACCGTCGTGGTCCCCTTCGAAGCACAGCTCCTCGGGTCGTATCTCGTGGTGTGGGTACCACTCATCGCGGTCGTCGTCTGGGCCGTCGCCACGCGCCGCACTCCGGCTCGATCCCTCGGCCTGCGCTTCACGTGGCTCGACCTGCTGTGGGGCGCCGGCATCGGTCTGCTGCTGCGCGCGGTCGCGACGCTCATCGAGATCGGCGTCTACGGTCAGCCTGCGGTGCACCTGCAGCTCGGCGACACGGGTGCCGACCTCTGGTGGCTGTTCGGTGTGGTGCTCGCACCCGTCGTGATCGGCCCGATCATCGAAGAGGTCTACTTCCGCGGGTACGTGCAACACAGCGTCATCCGTGCGTCGACGCCCGTCGTCGGCATCGTCGTGACGGCGCTCGTCTTCGCACTCCTGCACCTCGCGGAGGTGACGTCGCCGGGCACGGCGCTCGTCGTCGGCCTCGCGACCTTCGTGTTCGGCCTCGCGGTGGGCACACTCGCGCACACGACCGGCCGCATCGGCGGCGCGATCATCGCGCACATCGTCTACAACGGAAGCCTCATCGCGACCCAGCTGCTCTGA
- a CDS encoding polysaccharide biosynthesis tyrosine autokinase: MELRDYIRILRKRWVLIALLTLIGLGAAAGYSILQTPKFTSSAKVFVSTSGGETVGELAQGNTFTQQRVKTYASLATTPIVLLPVIADLGIDRSSESLARNVTASAPLNETLIEITVVDDDPALAAELATEISESLTNVVETIEKTNSEGASPVRLTLVQHASVPQSPTSPNVPLNLALGTLVGLALGIGLAVLLETLDTRIRNERDVELVSDRPIIGGIAYDAKAGERPLIVHVDPRSPRAESFRTLRTNLQFLDVGHPSRAFVVTSSIESEGKSTTAANLAIALGDAGARVLLVDADLRRPKVDQYMGIEGGAGLTDLLIGRAELQDVVQKWGRGQLYVLPAGRIPPNPSELLGSAAMVRLLEEFSGAFDVVLFDAPPLLPVTDAAILSRVVAGAIVVVAAGRTHKNQLKGAVGALENVGATISGFVLTMMPTKGPDAYGYGRYGYGYGYGYGVEEGEKAEKADKAERAAKKAKKDAKTSAS; this comes from the coding sequence GTGGAGCTTCGCGACTACATTCGCATTCTGCGTAAGAGATGGGTGCTCATCGCCCTCCTGACCCTGATCGGCCTCGGCGCCGCAGCGGGTTACTCGATTCTGCAGACGCCGAAGTTCACCAGCTCGGCGAAGGTCTTCGTGTCGACCTCGGGCGGTGAGACCGTCGGCGAACTCGCTCAGGGCAACACCTTCACCCAGCAGCGCGTGAAGACGTATGCGAGCCTCGCGACGACGCCGATCGTCCTGCTTCCCGTCATCGCCGACCTCGGTATCGACCGCTCCTCCGAGAGCCTCGCGCGCAACGTCACCGCGAGCGCGCCGCTCAACGAGACCCTCATCGAGATCACCGTCGTCGACGACGACCCGGCTCTCGCCGCCGAACTCGCGACCGAGATCTCCGAGAGCCTCACGAATGTCGTCGAGACGATCGAGAAGACGAATTCCGAGGGTGCCTCGCCCGTGCGTCTGACCCTCGTGCAGCATGCTTCGGTTCCGCAGTCGCCGACGAGCCCCAATGTGCCGCTCAACCTCGCGCTCGGAACCCTCGTGGGTCTCGCGCTCGGCATCGGCCTCGCCGTGCTGCTCGAGACGCTCGACACCCGCATCCGCAACGAGCGCGACGTCGAACTCGTGAGCGACCGCCCGATCATCGGTGGCATCGCGTATGACGCGAAGGCCGGCGAGCGGCCCCTCATCGTGCACGTCGACCCGCGCAGCCCGCGCGCCGAGTCGTTCCGCACGCTCCGCACGAACCTGCAGTTCCTCGACGTCGGTCACCCCTCGCGCGCCTTCGTCGTCACGAGCTCGATCGAGAGCGAGGGCAAGTCGACGACGGCCGCCAACCTCGCGATCGCGCTCGGCGACGCCGGTGCTCGCGTGCTGCTCGTCGACGCCGACCTGCGTCGCCCCAAGGTCGACCAGTACATGGGCATCGAGGGCGGCGCCGGTCTCACCGACCTGCTCATCGGCCGCGCCGAGCTGCAGGACGTCGTGCAGAAGTGGGGTCGCGGCCAGCTCTACGTGCTTCCCGCCGGCCGCATCCCCCCGAACCCGAGCGAGCTGCTCGGCTCTGCCGCCATGGTGCGTCTGCTCGAAGAGTTCTCGGGCGCGTTCGACGTCGTCCTGTTCGACGCCCCGCCGCTCCTGCCCGTCACCGACGCGGCGATCCTGTCGCGCGTCGTCGCGGGTGCGATCGTCGTCGTCGCCGCGGGCCGCACGCACAAGAACCAGCTCAAGGGTGCCGTCGGCGCCCTCGAGAACGTCGGCGCCACCATCTCGGGCTTCGTGCTCACGATGATGCCGACGAAGGGCCCCGACGCCTACGGCTACGGCCGCTATGGCTATGGCTACGGGTACGGTTATGGCGTCGAAGAGGGCGAGAAGGCCGAGAAGGCCGACAAGGCCGAGCGCGCCGCCAAGAAGGCCAAGAAAGACGCGAAGACTTCGGCCTCATGA
- a CDS encoding arsenate reductase/protein-tyrosine-phosphatase family protein: MNILVVCTGNICRSPLAEQVLRERLAEAGVTATVESAGTRAMDGHEMTPQSADLARALGVSDTTHTARQITPALIEAADLVLVASRSHRREVVEEVPRAGRYTFTLRELARLIEAASADGTLDQAPLRASIDLVSEIAALRGAFPPPADPADDDIVDPYRREQSVYDEAGRLIDDSTRVIAAALAAAAPVAANRSDGV, from the coding sequence ATGAACATCCTCGTCGTCTGCACGGGGAACATCTGCCGGTCGCCCCTGGCTGAGCAGGTGTTGCGCGAGCGCCTCGCCGAGGCCGGCGTGACCGCGACGGTCGAGAGCGCGGGAACGCGCGCGATGGACGGCCACGAGATGACGCCGCAGTCGGCCGATCTCGCCCGCGCGCTCGGCGTGAGCGACACGACGCATACCGCGAGGCAGATCACTCCCGCTCTCATCGAGGCAGCCGACCTGGTGCTCGTCGCGAGCCGGTCGCACCGCCGTGAGGTCGTCGAGGAGGTGCCGCGTGCGGGTCGCTACACGTTCACCCTTCGTGAACTCGCCCGACTCATCGAAGCGGCGTCGGCCGACGGCACGCTCGACCAGGCGCCTCTGCGCGCCTCCATCGACCTCGTCTCCGAGATCGCCGCTCTCCGCGGGGCATTCCCGCCGCCCGCCGATCCCGCCGACGACGACATCGTCGACCCGTACCGCCGCGAGCAGTCGGTCTACGACGAGGCCGGTCGCCTCATCGACGACTCGACGCGCGTGATCGCCGCGGCACTGGCCGCCGCGGCACCGGTCGCCGCGAATCGGAGCGATGGCGTTTAG
- a CDS encoding sensor histidine kinase, with amino-acid sequence MTTPISDSNALALRESRTRRDDEARDTRTTVIIVGVLAASLGVAATVQSVLIFGLQSADLHAEASPLAELARRFSINLVSVTIVTLCAATLRLPQRRRAVQIALSAAVGTGVALVRAGLQLVGGVYLGTQLDAAAPDALVVAVMVTLVFMTALTITRAQQRARREARERVFQATLASDALASLQQEELRVRRLVADGIHGSLQNRFVILAAELGSIARESSAPHRERIDAVRRQLDELRETELRSLSSALYPERLDDGLVPAARALLARLPAGIATRLRVRDTAASNDRDMRLIDVSKRLLLVRVIEEALTNALKHGTATSVALFVFREERSVTIEFHDDGVGIDGPIELHGLALLRDRLHHHRGELTLDSSAEGGVVVRAGIPLNPDEEVPAPAESAPLQHRTEPCEPATA; translated from the coding sequence GTGACGACCCCGATCTCGGATTCGAACGCTCTCGCCCTTCGCGAGAGTCGAACTCGTCGCGACGACGAGGCGCGCGACACGCGCACGACCGTCATCATCGTCGGCGTGCTCGCGGCCTCGCTCGGTGTCGCCGCCACGGTGCAATCCGTGCTCATCTTCGGACTGCAGTCGGCCGATCTGCACGCTGAAGCATCGCCCCTCGCCGAACTCGCTCGGCGCTTCAGCATCAACCTCGTCTCGGTCACGATCGTCACGCTGTGCGCGGCCACCCTGCGGCTGCCGCAGCGACGCCGCGCAGTACAGATCGCCCTCTCGGCGGCCGTGGGCACCGGCGTCGCACTCGTGAGAGCCGGGCTGCAGCTCGTCGGCGGGGTCTACCTCGGAACCCAGCTCGACGCCGCGGCACCCGATGCCCTCGTCGTCGCCGTGATGGTCACGCTCGTCTTCATGACCGCTCTCACGATCACCCGTGCACAGCAGCGGGCACGGCGCGAAGCTCGAGAGCGGGTGTTCCAGGCGACCCTCGCGTCCGACGCTCTCGCCTCGCTGCAGCAGGAAGAACTCCGTGTGCGTCGCCTCGTCGCCGACGGCATCCACGGCTCGCTGCAGAATCGCTTCGTCATCCTCGCGGCAGAGTTGGGCTCGATCGCGCGCGAGTCGTCCGCACCGCACCGAGAGCGCATCGACGCCGTGCGGCGTCAGCTCGACGAGCTGCGAGAGACGGAACTGCGCTCGCTGAGTTCTGCGCTCTACCCCGAGCGGCTCGACGACGGTCTCGTGCCCGCTGCGCGCGCGCTTCTCGCACGCTTGCCCGCCGGCATCGCCACTCGCCTCCGGGTGCGCGACACCGCCGCGTCGAACGACCGCGACATGCGCCTCATCGACGTCAGCAAGAGGCTGCTGCTCGTGCGCGTCATCGAGGAGGCGCTCACGAACGCCCTCAAGCACGGCACGGCGACGAGCGTCGCCCTGTTCGTCTTCCGCGAGGAACGTTCCGTCACGATCGAGTTCCATGACGACGGAGTCGGTATTGACGGCCCCATCGAACTGCACGGACTCGCGCTCCTTCGCGATCGTCTGCACCACCACCGCGGCGAACTCACCCTCGACTCGAGCGCGGAGGGCGGGGTCGTCGTGCGCGCCGGCATACCCCTGAACCCGGACGAGGAAGTTCCGGCACCCGCCGAGAGTGCACCTCTACAACACCGCACTGAGCCGTGCGAGCCGGCCACCGCCTGA